Within the Halobaculum limi genome, the region GAAGACGAGGCGGGCCCCGGCGGCGTGGAGCGCCCGCTCCACGTGACCGAATCGACCGCGAAGACAGCCACGGGCGTCGAACGACCGTGGGAGGCCATCTCGGACCTCCTGTTCACCCAGCGAAAGGACTTCTCCGGTGAGGTGTCGCTGTCGCAACCGGAGATGGGGACCGAGTGGCTCCTCGACCGCGTCGACGACGAGGACCTTCGCGAGAATCCCGTCCTGGCGAAGATCGCAGAGGAAGCCGACGACGCCGACTTCTCGGTGACCCACGCCGAGGCGCGCGAGGAGAACCGTCCCGTCCGCGCCGACCGCGTGTGGATCGACGCACTCCTCGGCGAGTACTTCGACGAGGAGGAAGACGCCGAGATGCTCGATCTCGTCACAGTGAAAGCGCCCGAGGAGATCGAGATGACGCTGCAGGATCTGGTGCTCACCACGGACCAAGAGGGCGAGATCCGGAAACTGATGAAGGCCATCGAGCACCGCGAGTACCTCGCCAACATCGGCCTCCGAGAGATCGGGAAACTCCTGTTCGTCGGCCCGCCGGGCACGGGGAAGACGACTGCTGCCCGCGCACTCGCGCACGAACTCGGCCTCCCGTTCGTCGAGGTGAAACTGTCGATGGTGACGAGTCAGTACCTCGGGGAGACGGCGAAGAACGTCGAGAAGACGTTCGAAGTGGCCAAACGCCTCGCGCCGTGTATCCTGTTCATCGACGAGTTCGACTCCGTCGCCAAGACCCGGAAATCCGACGAACACGCCGCGCTCAAGCGCGCGGTCAACACCCTGCTGAAGTCCATCGACGAGGTGTCGCTCGTTCGCGACGAGGTGTTGCTCATCTCGGCGACGAACCACCCCGACCAACTCGACGCCGCGGCGTGGCGGCGCTTCGACGAGATCGTCAACTTCCCCAAGCCCGACCGGCAGATGCGCTCGGACATCCTCCGCGTCATCACCCGGCAGATGGAGATCGCGGACTTCGACCCCGACGAGGTCGCCGATCGAACCGAAGGCCTCACCGGGAGCGACCTCCGTCTCGTCCTCCGGGAAGCCGTGTTAGAGGCGCTCACCGAAGAGCGGATGTCCATCACACAGGAGGACATCATGGACGCCGTGCAGGACTTCGAGGAGCGTGACAACCTCAAGAATATGGACATGATCGACGGCGAGGGTGCGGAAGTCGTCGGCGACGGTGCGGGTCACGATCACGACCACGATCACGACCACGATCACGACCACGATCACGACCACGATCACGACCACTGAGATCGTATCGTACCGACCTGCACACCAGTGGATCAGGCGTCCGCGACGATCTGTTGGTCGAGTAGTTCGAAGGTCTCAGACAGCGTGACCCGCAGGTGGTCGCCGTCGAACGCGAGGTGGCCGTGGATTCGGATCGGGTCTCGCTCTACGTCGTCAACGACCCAGTCGATGACGTCGGTCCAGATCGGTTCCGACCAGATGTCGACGCCTCGCTCTGCGTAGAACGCCCGAACGGGTTCCATCGTGCGTAAGACGGCGGCGGCGTTCGCGATGACGAACCACGAACACCGCGTACACGCGGCCTGAATCAGGAGTTCTTGTGGGTTCATGTTCGCCGCCTCCCAGTAGTCGGACTCGGTTTTGAGCGTCGTCTCCGTCGCACCACCGCAGTACGGACAACTGCCGTGAAACATCGCGTTGTGGTCTCGACGGATCCGGGTGTCGAGTGCGTCTGTCACGCTCTCGGGGTTCTCGGGGTCGACTAGGGCCGCCTCGACCGGATACTGAACGTCGATAGTCCCACACGCCCGGCAGCCGATGTGCCCCCGGCCGTCCGTGTACCACGCGAAGAGGCCTGCTCCACACTCCTCACAAGAGCGGTCGACCTCGACCGGGTCGACCTCGACTGTCGGACCGCCTTGGAGCGCGAGTATCGCCTGATACGCCCGAATCCCGGCGAGCGTGAGTTTGTATCCCCCGTCCGTCTCTTCGACGAACTTGTCGCACAACTTCCCGAGGTGGTAGGTGAGTTGCCCGCTGTCGTCGATGTCGGCGGCCCGCTGAATCTCCGAGAACGCGAGCGTCGCGTACCCATCCAGTCCGCTCGCATCGCCCAACGCCGTGATTATCCGGAGTCTGACCTCGTTGGACAGTACCTCGAACGTCCGCGTGGATGGGTGCTCGTCGTCCACTCCGAACCGGATGCCGCCGGCAACGACATATCTTTCGGATGACACACTCAGTCGACCACTCCCGACACCGCTTAGTCCCCGCTCTGCGTCTGTCCGTCGAATGCGCGTCACGCTCCTCGGCACCGGCGACACCACCGGCACGCCGACCGTCGGCTGTGACTGCGACACCTGCGAGGCGGCCCGCGAACGCGGCATCGAGCGGTCGCGCTTCTCGGTTCACGTCGAGAACGAGCGTACCGGCGAGTCGCTCCTCATCGACGTCTCGCCCGACTTCCGCCAGCAGTTCCTCGACCACGACGTGCCCCTCCCCGACGCCGCGGTGGTCTCGCACATCCACTTCGACCACCTCGACGGCCTCGGCAACGCCTACCGCCTGTTCGACGACCTCCCGGTGTACGCCGCCGACGAGGTCGACCCCGTGACCGGCGAGTCCGTCGCCGACACCATCCGCTCGAAGTACGACTACCTCGACCGCGTCACCGTCAACGACGTGACCCCGTTCGAGTCGGTGCGGATGTGCGGCCTCGACGTGACGCTCGTCCCCGTCGACCACCCGCCGCTGGTCTGTTACGGCCTGTGCGTGGTCGACCCCGAGACGGGCGCGAAACTGTCGCTGTCGGGCGACACCAGTTACGACGTGCCCGCAGACTCGCGGACCGTCCTCGCGGACCCGGACTTGCTGCTCGCGGACGGTATCGTCCCCGCGCGCTTCTGTGAGTACCATCCGCTGGGCGGGAAAGACGAGGGACCCGACGGCACGCCGTACACCTTCGGCACAAAGCATATGACTCGCGAGGGGGCGCTGGCGTTCGCGGACGACCTGAACGCCGAGACGACCCGACTGGTCCACCTCGCGCACTACTACCCGCCCGAGGAGGCGTTCGAAGCGCCGTTGGCGGTCGACGGCGAGACGTACGACCTGTAGTCGTCCGGCGAACGCCCGCCGGCGCTCCGATTCTTACACCCCGGCGAAGGTATTTGCGGCTCCGACTCCTAAGTATGCTATCTTGAACGTTCGTTCGGCCCGTGGAGGAACGACAGTCCTCGTCGCCCTCCTCCTCGTCACCTCGGTCCTCGTCCCGTTCGTTGGCGTCGCAGGCGCGGTCCCCGACGCCCGCGTCGCCGTCACTGACGCGACTGTCACGCCCGCGACGCCGACCGCCGGCGCACCCATCACCGTCGAGGCGACCGTCCGGTTGTCCGGCGGCAGCGCCTCCGCGGCCGATCTCGACCGCGTCCGCGTCGTCGACGCTGACGGCACCGTCCTCGGCGAGGCGACGGGACTCGGTACGCTCTCGCAGGGCGAGACGCTGACCGTCCCCGTCACGCTCACCATCGCTGATCCCGGCGCGTACGACCTTCGCGTCGTCGCCACTGTCTCCGACAGCGACGACGAGACGGCGTCTGCGAGCAGACCGCTCTCGCTCGTCGTCGAACAGGGCGCACCGCTCGTGGAGGTCGTCGCGCCCAGCGCCGTCGCTGGCGCGGATTCGCGCGTCGAAGTGACCGTCTCGAACCCGACGAACGCAGCGCTTCGCGACCTCACCGTCTCGGCGGCCGACCCAGCAGACGGCGAGCGGACTCGCCGCACCATCGCCACGCTCGACGCGGGGGCGAGTCAGACGGTGAACCTCTCTGTTCGCCCGAGTGAGGTGGGTGAGGCGACGCTTGCAGTCCGCGTCGACTACACGACCGCCGCCGGGACGCGCGCCAGCGTGACCGCCGAGCAGTCCGTCTCCGTCGAGGAACTCGCCGCCGACGTGGGCGTTCGCGTCGCTCGCTCGACCGGCGACGGCGGCGTGGCGGGCGCTGGCGGCGGCGCCGCAGGACTCGCAGGTATTCTCGGCGGCGGTGGGGGCGGCGCACTCCAGCCGTCGACCGGCGAGGGCGGCGAAGACTCCAGCGACGGCGCTCGCGTCGACGTGACCGTGACCAACTTCGGCAACGCCGCTATCGAGCGAGTCGTTCTCGTCCCGCGGGACGCCAACGGCACCGTCGTCGAGGCTATCGGCCGGGTCGCCGTCGCCGACTCGCTGTCGCCTGGCGAGGCCGCGACCGTCACCGTCGACCTCGCGAACGTCGAGGCCGCCGGCGACGTCCGCTTCGTCGCCGAGTACGACCTGGCGGACGAGCGACGCGAGGCCGCGACCGTCTACGACGTGCGGCCTGCCCGCGGTGCGGTCGACCTCACGGGACTGAACGTCACCGTCCGCGACGACGGCACGGTCGCCATCGCGGGCAACCTCGGCAACGTCGGCGGCGGCGAGGTGTCGGGCGTCGTCGTCCGCGTCGCCACCGACGAGTTCGTCGCGCCCGCGTACCCACAGCGCAGTTACTTCGTGGGGACCGTCGGCGCGAGCGAGTTCGCCCCCTTCCGGGTGACCGCCGCCGTCGACACCGCGAACGCGACGACCGTCCCCGTCGAGGTGACGTACACGACCGGCGACGACCGTCTCACCACCGTCGTCGAGGTGCCGCTCCCGCCCGAGCAGTCTGCGCGGGGCCGCCCGCTGGGCGCGTTCGGTGGCTTCGGCACGCTCGGTGCGGTCCTCCTCGCACTCGGCCTCTCCATCCCCGTCGCGGTCGGGCTACTGGCCCGACGGTACCGATGAGTCGCGACTCGGCCGACGCGAACGCGCCGTTCGCGTCCGTCGGAGAGGAAGCCGCGGAGCAGGCGGACTCCACTGACCCTGCGACCAACGGTGCCGCCGACTCCGCCCACGACGCTCGCGTCGGCGCGGCCGAACTCGCCTCTCGACGACCCGCGGGCGTCCCGCCGTTGCGACTCGTGAACGTCACCAAACGGTATGAGGGCGGTGGCGGCACCGTCACCGCGCTCTCGAACGTCGACTTCGCGGTCGAGGCCGGTGAGGTCATCGCCGTCATCGGCCCCTCGGGGTCGGGCAAGTCGACGATGCTGAATCTCCTCGGACTGCTCGACGATCCGACCGAGGGCCGCGTCGAACTCCACGGCTCACCCGTTGCCGGACGCTCCGAGCGCGAACGGACCGACGTGCGCCGGGAGACCATCGGCTTCGTCTTCCAGGACTTCCACCTCATTCCCACTCTCTCG harbors:
- a CDS encoding ATP-binding protein, producing the protein MSDPAEDVVELLVTAHRYNEDRDLDADDLPPRYRRVFWSESPEDEAGPGGVERPLHVTESTAKTATGVERPWEAISDLLFTQRKDFSGEVSLSQPEMGTEWLLDRVDDEDLRENPVLAKIAEEADDADFSVTHAEAREENRPVRADRVWIDALLGEYFDEEEDAEMLDLVTVKAPEEIEMTLQDLVLTTDQEGEIRKLMKAIEHREYLANIGLREIGKLLFVGPPGTGKTTAARALAHELGLPFVEVKLSMVTSQYLGETAKNVEKTFEVAKRLAPCILFIDEFDSVAKTRKSDEHAALKRAVNTLLKSIDEVSLVRDEVLLISATNHPDQLDAAAWRRFDEIVNFPKPDRQMRSDILRVITRQMEIADFDPDEVADRTEGLTGSDLRLVLREAVLEALTEERMSITQEDIMDAVQDFEERDNLKNMDMIDGEGAEVVGDGAGHDHDHDHDHDHDHDHDHDHDH
- a CDS encoding winged helix-turn-helix domain-containing protein — protein: MDDEHPSTRTFEVLSNEVRLRIITALGDASGLDGYATLAFSEIQRAADIDDSGQLTYHLGKLCDKFVEETDGGYKLTLAGIRAYQAILALQGGPTVEVDPVEVDRSCEECGAGLFAWYTDGRGHIGCRACGTIDVQYPVEAALVDPENPESVTDALDTRIRRDHNAMFHGSCPYCGGATETTLKTESDYWEAANMNPQELLIQAACTRCSWFVIANAAAVLRTMEPVRAFYAERGVDIWSEPIWTDVIDWVVDDVERDPIRIHGHLAFDGDHLRVTLSETFELLDQQIVADA
- a CDS encoding MBL fold metallo-hydrolase, translated to MRVTLLGTGDTTGTPTVGCDCDTCEAARERGIERSRFSVHVENERTGESLLIDVSPDFRQQFLDHDVPLPDAAVVSHIHFDHLDGLGNAYRLFDDLPVYAADEVDPVTGESVADTIRSKYDYLDRVTVNDVTPFESVRMCGLDVTLVPVDHPPLVCYGLCVVDPETGAKLSLSGDTSYDVPADSRTVLADPDLLLADGIVPARFCEYHPLGGKDEGPDGTPYTFGTKHMTREGALAFADDLNAETTRLVHLAHYYPPEEAFEAPLAVDGETYDL
- a CDS encoding CARDB domain-containing protein, translated to MNVRSARGGTTVLVALLLVTSVLVPFVGVAGAVPDARVAVTDATVTPATPTAGAPITVEATVRLSGGSASAADLDRVRVVDADGTVLGEATGLGTLSQGETLTVPVTLTIADPGAYDLRVVATVSDSDDETASASRPLSLVVEQGAPLVEVVAPSAVAGADSRVEVTVSNPTNAALRDLTVSAADPADGERTRRTIATLDAGASQTVNLSVRPSEVGEATLAVRVDYTTAAGTRASVTAEQSVSVEELAADVGVRVARSTGDGGVAGAGGGAAGLAGILGGGGGGALQPSTGEGGEDSSDGARVDVTVTNFGNAAIERVVLVPRDANGTVVEAIGRVAVADSLSPGEAATVTVDLANVEAAGDVRFVAEYDLADERREAATVYDVRPARGAVDLTGLNVTVRDDGTVAIAGNLGNVGGGEVSGVVVRVATDEFVAPAYPQRSYFVGTVGASEFAPFRVTAAVDTANATTVPVEVTYTTGDDRLTTVVEVPLPPEQSARGRPLGAFGGFGTLGAVLLALGLSIPVAVGLLARRYR
- a CDS encoding ABC transporter ATP-binding protein translates to MSRDSADANAPFASVGEEAAEQADSTDPATNGAADSAHDARVGAAELASRRPAGVPPLRLVNVTKRYEGGGGTVTALSNVDFAVEAGEVIAVIGPSGSGKSTMLNLLGLLDDPTEGRVELHGSPVAGRSERERTDVRRETIGFVFQDFHLIPTLSAVENVRLPTAFLPDDYTDRAIDLLERVGLGDRLYHTPDELSGGQKQRVAIARALVNDPDVLLADEPTGNLDRDTGVAVLEEIRGIAGEGVGVVAVTHDDLVTEYADRTVELVDGVLTDA